One Leptospirales bacterium DNA segment encodes these proteins:
- a CDS encoding FecR domain-containing protein codes for MKQAAWAIAAVAVAFALTACGQKNEQSAGQSGAVKTLVSNMAGQVQIERGGQITAASIGQELTQSDIIITGVDSSADLAIQGFGVVKVGASTRLAIQKLSQDASAAQAELKLERGNVASFINRQNGRDSYAVHTPTAIAGVRGTAFLVSVDGSAARPQVKVAVLDGQVAVQLPGQEEVVIEKNSQIAIDGFQRMTREMVRPLSRDSLDAIKKLAVFQRSNVMEFNALLDEARQATPEIVAMDVGASAEQSVSSRESRDGGLDAVGAARQADLSRTLRRDTQGDPIQLQPNQGYAQQ; via the coding sequence ATGAAACAAGCAGCATGGGCAATCGCAGCTGTGGCAGTCGCTTTTGCACTGACCGCCTGCGGACAGAAAAACGAGCAATCCGCCGGCCAGAGCGGCGCGGTCAAGACGCTGGTCAGTAACATGGCCGGTCAGGTACAGATCGAGCGGGGCGGCCAGATTACTGCAGCCAGCATCGGTCAGGAACTGACACAAAGCGACATCATCATCACGGGCGTCGACTCCTCTGCTGACCTGGCGATCCAGGGCTTTGGGGTGGTGAAGGTTGGCGCCAGCACTCGCCTGGCAATTCAGAAGCTGAGCCAGGACGCCAGCGCGGCACAGGCCGAGCTGAAGCTGGAGCGCGGCAATGTTGCTTCCTTCATCAATCGTCAGAATGGCCGCGACAGCTATGCAGTGCATACGCCGACGGCTATTGCCGGCGTTCGCGGGACAGCCTTTCTGGTATCTGTAGACGGTTCGGCGGCGCGGCCCCAGGTCAAGGTCGCAGTGCTGGACGGGCAGGTTGCCGTTCAATTGCCGGGTCAGGAAGAAGTGGTTATCGAGAAAAACTCGCAAATCGCCATCGACGGATTTCAGCGCATGACCCGCGAGATGGTACGACCGCTTTCGCGAGACTCGCTCGATGCCATCAAGAAGCTCGCTGTATTTCAGCGCAGCAATGTAATGGAATTTAACGCTCTGCTTGATGAGGCGCGTCAGGCGACGCCGGAAATTGTCGCCATGGATGTTGGCGCTTCAGCGGAGCAATCTGTGAGCTCGCGGGAGAGCCGCGATGGCGGTCTTGACGCCGTTGGCGCTGCTCGCCAGGCTGATCTGTCGCGAACGCTGCGTCGCGATACGCAGGGCGATCCGATCCAGCTCCAGCCAAATCAAGGCTACGCACAGCAGTAA
- a CDS encoding DUF3501 family protein gives MSAIEVSDLIPNSEYLKVRAEYRQRVQAIKDARRVLAGPYLNFLFENKATMLYQVQEMIRAENMQSATAIQHEIDTYNELVPGPNQLKATLLIEIENPQARAFKLKELVGLEGQISMLIDRDFQIQAEYDRRQVDEGKISSVQFLTFNLGAAAAEALMSSGAVEILTTHPACSYRIGLSAPQVAALSDDLKENAHPA, from the coding sequence ATGTCGGCTATAGAAGTTAGTGATCTGATTCCAAATAGCGAGTACCTGAAAGTCCGGGCCGAGTACCGTCAGCGTGTGCAGGCTATCAAGGACGCCCGGCGGGTTCTGGCAGGGCCTTATCTCAACTTTCTATTCGAAAACAAGGCTACCATGCTTTACCAGGTTCAGGAAATGATCCGCGCTGAAAATATGCAATCAGCAACGGCGATCCAGCATGAAATCGATACCTACAATGAATTGGTGCCGGGGCCCAATCAGCTCAAGGCGACGCTGTTGATCGAAATTGAAAATCCGCAGGCGCGCGCCTTCAAGTTGAAAGAACTTGTCGGGCTGGAAGGTCAGATCAGCATGCTGATTGACCGCGATTTTCAGATCCAGGCCGAATACGATCGGCGCCAGGTGGACGAGGGCAAAATCAGTTCGGTTCAGTTTTTAACCTTCAATCTGGGCGCTGCAGCGGCCGAGGCATTGATGAGTTCCGGGGCGGTTGAGATTTTGACCACACACCCGGCCTGCAGCTATCGAATTGGCCTTTCGGCGCCGCAGGTCGCTGCTCTCAGCGACGACTTGAAGGAGAACGCGCATCCGGCTTGA
- a CDS encoding MBL fold metallo-hydrolase, translating into MLVTLWGVRGSIATPLRNSEYREKLQGVLLQAVRSGLRDEAEIGDFLRKLPPHLGQTYGGDTTCASVQLPGSEAICILDCGTGIRALGDQLMQGPCGRGEGEIHIFLTHTHWDHIQGLPFFKPIYIPGNTIHFYSPIENLESRLIRQQIDMFFPAPFEQTAARKYFYVMNDGAPVEAPGGMTVDFCPLKHPGGSFAYRFRRNGRTFIFATDAEFTGQDLETMDDRHAFFSGADLLVMDAQYTLDDHFTKFDWGHTSLTMAINCAVKWRVKNLILTHHEPSYSDQRLFENYCSAQEHKAALGVDRPRILMAREGLQLRVGEA; encoded by the coding sequence ATGCTGGTAACGCTATGGGGAGTCCGGGGATCGATCGCGACTCCCCTGCGAAACAGCGAGTATCGCGAAAAGTTGCAAGGCGTTCTGCTGCAGGCAGTGCGCAGCGGACTTCGCGACGAAGCTGAGATAGGCGACTTTTTGCGCAAGCTGCCGCCGCATCTCGGTCAAACGTACGGCGGCGACACCACCTGCGCCTCTGTGCAATTGCCTGGCTCCGAAGCCATTTGTATTCTCGATTGTGGCACCGGCATTCGCGCCCTGGGCGACCAGCTGATGCAGGGGCCCTGCGGCCGTGGCGAGGGAGAAATCCACATCTTCCTGACCCATACGCATTGGGATCATATCCAGGGCCTGCCCTTCTTCAAGCCGATCTATATCCCCGGGAATACCATTCACTTCTACTCGCCCATCGAGAACCTGGAGAGTCGATTGATTCGCCAGCAGATCGATATGTTCTTCCCCGCTCCCTTTGAGCAAACAGCAGCGCGCAAGTACTTCTACGTGATGAACGATGGAGCGCCGGTTGAGGCGCCTGGCGGAATGACTGTTGACTTTTGCCCGCTCAAGCATCCCGGCGGCAGCTTCGCCTATCGTTTTCGGCGCAATGGCCGGACCTTCATCTTTGCTACAGATGCCGAATTCACCGGTCAGGACCTGGAAACCATGGATGACCGGCATGCCTTTTTCAGCGGCGCTGATCTACTGGTGATGGACGCGCAGTACACTCTCGATGATCATTTTACGAAGTTTGATTGGGGCCATACCAGTTTGACGATGGCGATCAACTGCGCCGTCAAGTGGCGAGTCAAGAATCTGATTCTCACCCACCACGAACCCTCCTACAGCGACCAGCGTCTGTTTGAGAACTATTGCAGCGCTCAGGAACACAAGGCCGCCCTCGGAGTGGATCGCCCGCGCATTCTGATGGCTCGCGAAGGACTGCAGTTGCGCGTAGGCGAGGCATGA
- a CDS encoding 1,4-dihydroxy-6-naphthoate synthase: MSVEIAISPCPNDTFIFFDLARRGLSSDRVDLQFADVEELNRRAIGEAPHILSKMSFFASFQASAQYDRLAPGGAMGFGCGPLLVAANEQLAREAQQDASRLFSALAPGRWTTANLLTHLYLMERGASLDSLQIQEMRYDRIIPALQSAQAEYGVIIHEERFTYQQRGLVAVVDLGQWWEASAQSPIPLGCIGLRKDAPEWLRLEIEQSIRQSIEQARRQPPELMPFIRQHSQELSDRVIRAHIDLYVNDFSLEPGAAGFKAIDELQRRAAPLLSRLQSASV; this comes from the coding sequence ATGAGCGTTGAGATTGCCATATCCCCCTGCCCCAACGATACCTTTATCTTTTTTGATCTCGCCCGACGCGGGCTCTCCAGCGACAGAGTAGATTTGCAATTTGCAGACGTAGAAGAACTCAATCGGCGAGCTATCGGCGAAGCGCCGCATATTTTGAGCAAGATGTCATTCTTTGCGTCGTTTCAGGCCAGCGCTCAATACGATCGACTGGCGCCTGGAGGCGCCATGGGTTTCGGCTGCGGTCCGCTGCTGGTTGCAGCCAATGAACAGCTGGCTCGCGAAGCGCAGCAGGACGCTTCGCGCCTGTTCTCGGCGCTGGCGCCGGGTCGCTGGACTACCGCCAATCTGCTGACTCACCTCTATCTAATGGAGCGAGGCGCATCCCTGGATTCGTTGCAGATTCAAGAGATGCGTTACGATCGCATCATCCCGGCTCTACAATCAGCGCAGGCGGAGTACGGAGTAATCATCCACGAAGAACGCTTCACCTACCAGCAACGCGGCCTGGTTGCAGTCGTGGATCTGGGCCAGTGGTGGGAAGCCAGCGCACAATCGCCAATCCCCCTGGGTTGCATCGGACTGCGTAAGGATGCGCCGGAGTGGCTGCGACTGGAGATTGAGCAATCCATCCGACAGAGCATTGAACAAGCGCGCCGTCAGCCGCCGGAGTTGATGCCCTTCATCCGGCAGCATTCTCAGGAACTCTCCGACCGGGTCATTCGCGCACATATCGATTTGTATGTAAATGATTTCAGTCTTGAACCGGGAGCAGCCGGATTCAAGGCGATTGACGAGCTGCAGCGTCGCGCCGCACCGCTCCTGTCGCGACTGCAATCGGCCAGCGTTTGA
- a CDS encoding rubrerythrin family protein — MLAGAELRLILNSEQFILPVIASGKEKEMASLKGTKTHDNLKQAFAGESQANRRYLYFAKQADIEGLPEIAGLFRDTAEGETGHAHGHLEYLKQVGDPATDLPIGDTAQNLKAAIAGETHEYTDMYPGMAKTARDEGFKEIADWFEVLAKAEKSHAGKFDAGLKSL; from the coding sequence TTGCTTGCCGGCGCGGAGCTTAGATTAATTCTAAATTCAGAACAATTCATTCTGCCCGTCATTGCATCGGGCAAGGAGAAGGAAATGGCATCCCTGAAAGGTACCAAAACGCACGACAATCTGAAGCAGGCCTTTGCCGGCGAATCGCAGGCAAACCGCCGCTATCTGTATTTTGCAAAACAAGCCGATATCGAAGGTCTTCCGGAAATCGCCGGATTGTTCCGCGATACAGCCGAAGGAGAAACCGGACACGCACACGGTCATCTTGAATACCTCAAGCAAGTAGGCGATCCGGCGACCGATTTGCCAATTGGCGACACGGCTCAGAATCTCAAGGCGGCCATTGCCGGCGAGACCCACGAGTATACCGACATGTATCCCGGAATGGCAAAAACCGCCCGCGACGAGGGCTTCAAGGAAATTGCCGACTGGTTTGAAGTGCTTGCCAAGGCTGAAAAGTCGCACGCCGGCAAGTTCGACGCAGGCCTTAAGTCGCTGTAA
- a CDS encoding ion transporter — MIKAHTLWKRIWDAYVVLVTIYAAVEIPLRLTVGYELTAMLLWMDRLMIATFSVDIILNFQTRIYVNGQEVADRRAIARNYLSGWFIIDLIAALPFDLIIAGWLPHLTYAARTLRLVRLFRLVRIAQVMQRITEANIISVGVLRMLFLGFWVLLVAHWTATIWMAIGGGNIPAEDQADNGRYYIRALYWSITTMVTIGYGDITPQSTGQTIFAMAIEIAGAAMYGYVIGNVASVIANLDVARSQYLEKLERVSTFMSFRRIPEDLQERVRRYYAYLWQSRRGYDESHVLQDLPGSLHTQLSLYLNSSLIQKVPLFKGASPDLIQQIVLSLRPAVFTPGDYVFRKGELGADMFFISRGAVEVVSEDGRTVYATLHEGDFFGEIALLESSPRTASVRAVDYCDLYTIDKESFERVLRNYPDFAEGVQALARERRQMTGDRRIQERQGRRPEGVINLHGFRKSSGIVELTWSRSAGAAVYQAARQQPGEESWRMLNGCIERLDYYDESAPGEPGLRYRVRAVNQNGPGDWSEAVDV, encoded by the coding sequence ATGATCAAGGCACATACCCTCTGGAAGCGAATCTGGGACGCTTATGTCGTCCTGGTAACGATTTACGCAGCCGTGGAAATTCCACTGCGACTGACGGTCGGCTATGAGCTTACGGCGATGTTGCTGTGGATGGACCGGCTAATGATCGCCACCTTCAGTGTTGACATTATCCTCAATTTCCAGACGCGCATCTATGTCAACGGGCAGGAGGTTGCCGATCGACGGGCAATTGCCCGCAACTACCTGAGCGGCTGGTTTATCATCGACCTGATCGCCGCCTTGCCCTTCGATCTGATCATCGCCGGCTGGCTGCCTCATCTTACTTATGCGGCCCGCACCCTGCGTCTGGTCCGTCTCTTCCGTCTGGTCCGTATTGCCCAGGTCATGCAGCGTATTACCGAGGCAAATATCATCAGCGTTGGCGTCCTGCGCATGCTCTTCCTGGGCTTCTGGGTGCTGCTGGTGGCCCACTGGACAGCGACGATCTGGATGGCGATTGGCGGCGGAAACATTCCAGCCGAAGATCAAGCGGACAACGGACGCTACTACATTCGCGCCCTCTACTGGTCGATTACCACTATGGTAACCATCGGCTACGGCGATATCACGCCGCAGTCCACCGGGCAAACCATCTTTGCCATGGCCATCGAGATCGCCGGCGCCGCGATGTATGGCTACGTCATCGGTAACGTTGCCAGCGTTATCGCCAATCTTGATGTCGCCCGCTCCCAGTACCTGGAAAAGCTGGAACGCGTCAGTACATTCATGAGCTTCCGACGCATTCCGGAAGACCTACAGGAGCGAGTGCGCCGCTACTACGCCTACCTCTGGCAGAGCCGTCGCGGCTACGATGAATCACACGTACTCCAGGATTTGCCCGGCTCTCTGCATACGCAGCTTTCGCTCTACCTGAATAGCAGCCTGATTCAAAAGGTGCCCCTGTTCAAAGGGGCCAGTCCGGATCTGATTCAACAAATCGTTCTCAGCTTGCGGCCTGCTGTATTTACGCCTGGCGACTACGTCTTTCGCAAGGGCGAGCTTGGCGCTGACATGTTCTTTATCAGTCGCGGCGCAGTTGAGGTCGTGAGCGAGGATGGCCGCACGGTATATGCTACTCTGCATGAGGGCGACTTTTTTGGCGAAATCGCCCTGCTGGAAAGCTCGCCGCGAACGGCAAGCGTACGCGCCGTTGACTATTGTGATCTCTATACGATCGATAAGGAAAGCTTTGAACGTGTGCTGCGCAACTATCCCGATTTTGCCGAAGGCGTCCAGGCATTGGCTCGTGAACGCCGCCAGATGACAGGCGATCGTCGCATCCAGGAGCGACAGGGGCGTCGCCCGGAGGGCGTGATCAATCTGCACGGATTCCGCAAGTCAAGCGGCATCGTCGAACTTACCTGGAGCCGTTCGGCGGGCGCCGCAGTCTACCAGGCTGCCCGCCAGCAACCTGGCGAGGAATCCTGGCGCATGTTGAATGGCTGCATCGAGCGACTTGATTATTACGATGAGTCCGCGCCGGGCGAGCCTGGCCTGCGCTATCGCGTACGTGCCGTGAACCAGAATGGACCGGGAGATTGGAGCGAAGCGGTCGATGTCTGA
- a CDS encoding glycerate kinase: MLQRGVLRVLIAPDKFKGTLNASEAATTIRSGIAEAAAEYGLQLETMLLPLADGGEGSHEVLHTLDPELSERSAAYPGPDGGRHTIRWLESSEPPCAFLETALLLGADSGRRLPPLARRSSFGVGLWLKDRIASGMSLCYLMLGGSLTSDGGLGMARALGFQLFDDRHQPLSELPQLERLRDIQLPSAPGAQIIALSDVRSPLLGDRGAALRFGKQKGATAAELQAIEAWLARFENLLSSITPASGALPGAGAAGGLCFPLTAWPRQFRFASGIDFFLERSGFDRCVAAFRPHWMVSGEGRVDLASLDGKVPGGAAQRLRQLGSKAAVMLIAGQAPDRESLQSAAQQAQLPLRIFDTVSCCGPGVDDEWRRKAAQRLQRTAREAALKVLAEGPPSDQLKNDER, encoded by the coding sequence TTGTTGCAACGCGGCGTATTGCGCGTACTGATTGCGCCGGACAAATTCAAAGGGACGCTCAACGCCTCCGAGGCCGCGACGACGATCCGCAGCGGAATCGCCGAGGCCGCGGCTGAATACGGACTGCAGCTGGAAACCATGTTGCTGCCGCTGGCCGACGGCGGCGAAGGAAGCCACGAAGTCCTGCACACTCTCGACCCCGAGCTCAGCGAAAGAAGCGCCGCTTATCCAGGTCCAGATGGCGGCAGGCACACAATTCGATGGCTGGAGAGCAGCGAACCGCCATGTGCATTTCTTGAGACAGCTTTGCTTCTTGGAGCAGATTCTGGACGACGGCTGCCGCCGCTGGCGCGCCGCAGCAGCTTCGGCGTCGGTCTATGGCTCAAGGATCGTATCGCTTCAGGAATGTCGCTCTGCTATCTGATGCTTGGCGGCAGCCTGACCAGCGACGGCGGTCTGGGGATGGCTCGCGCGCTTGGCTTTCAATTGTTTGATGATCGCCATCAACCTCTCAGCGAACTGCCTCAGCTGGAGCGGTTGAGGGATATTCAACTGCCGTCGGCCCCTGGCGCGCAGATCATTGCGCTCAGCGATGTACGCTCGCCGCTGCTGGGCGATCGCGGCGCGGCTCTGCGCTTTGGGAAGCAAAAGGGGGCAACAGCCGCAGAGCTGCAAGCGATCGAAGCCTGGTTGGCTCGCTTCGAGAACCTACTGTCCAGCATCACGCCCGCCTCCGGCGCCTTGCCCGGCGCCGGCGCTGCAGGCGGTCTCTGCTTTCCTTTGACTGCGTGGCCCAGGCAATTTCGCTTCGCTTCCGGCATTGACTTCTTTCTGGAACGCTCTGGCTTTGACCGCTGTGTCGCAGCATTTCGGCCGCACTGGATGGTAAGCGGCGAAGGGCGCGTTGATCTTGCATCGCTGGACGGCAAAGTTCCCGGCGGGGCGGCCCAGCGTCTGCGTCAGCTGGGTTCTAAGGCCGCAGTAATGCTGATTGCCGGGCAGGCGCCTGACCGCGAGTCATTGCAGTCCGCCGCCCAACAAGCGCAGCTGCCTTTGCGTATCTTCGATACCGTTTCTTGCTGCGGCCCAGGCGTCGACGATGAGTGGCGTCGAAAGGCGGCCCAACGCCTGCAGCGCACGGCGCGCGAAGCCGCGCTGAAAGTTCTTGCGGAGGGGCCGCCCTCAGATCAGCTGAAGAACGATGAGCGTTGA
- a CDS encoding 4Fe-4S dicluster domain-containing protein has protein sequence MSAVSYENVSDAVYDPNEPGYWDSNSLQRELVRNFDLCNGCRMCFKLCPSFPTLFSAMDATDNDAHQLSEAKKEQVLDECFQCKLCYVICPYTATDKHPYNIDYPALMERYRLQKAKRDGIGLREKALQNPDFLGRVNTGMISRVANAAMNSNFHRSIMQGILGIHKSKKMPEFHRTSFMQWFRKRAAARTPAAGAGPRVALFATCFVNYNNPRVGKDAVEVLEKSGVRVECPEQNCCGMPALDSGDLKFALKKMKRNIDSLTPYVEQGYKILAINPTCSLTLKKKYAQFMPPGELQEKARALGAATMDLHEYLFELKKRESFNREFLSLPGKVAYHVPCHLRAQNIGFRSRDLMKLIPGAQISPVTECCGHDGTWAMKEEFFEPSLEAGRRAFEGLKAQDAAVVATDCPLAAIQLEQGMELKMRPLHPVQVLARAYKSPEEGGWPMPAVKEQQD, from the coding sequence GTGAGCGCAGTGAGCTACGAAAACGTTTCCGATGCCGTCTACGATCCCAATGAGCCTGGCTACTGGGATTCGAATTCGCTGCAGCGTGAGTTGGTCCGCAATTTTGACCTCTGCAACGGCTGTCGGATGTGTTTCAAACTCTGTCCCTCGTTTCCAACACTGTTCAGCGCCATGGACGCGACAGACAACGATGCGCATCAGCTAAGCGAAGCAAAAAAAGAACAGGTCCTCGATGAATGCTTCCAATGCAAGCTCTGCTATGTGATCTGTCCATACACTGCAACCGATAAGCACCCCTACAACATTGACTATCCGGCGCTGATGGAGCGCTATCGTTTGCAGAAGGCAAAGCGCGATGGCATTGGGCTTCGCGAAAAGGCGCTGCAGAATCCGGATTTCCTCGGTCGCGTCAATACTGGAATGATTTCCCGCGTTGCCAATGCGGCAATGAACAGCAATTTCCACCGCAGTATCATGCAGGGCATCCTGGGCATTCACAAGAGCAAAAAGATGCCGGAGTTTCATCGCACATCCTTCATGCAATGGTTTCGCAAGCGCGCCGCAGCGCGCACCCCTGCCGCCGGGGCCGGGCCGCGCGTGGCGCTCTTTGCAACCTGCTTTGTAAACTACAATAATCCGCGTGTTGGCAAGGATGCGGTAGAAGTGCTCGAGAAGAGCGGGGTGCGTGTGGAATGCCCAGAGCAAAATTGCTGCGGGATGCCGGCCCTGGACAGCGGCGATCTGAAATTTGCGCTAAAGAAAATGAAGCGCAATATCGACTCCTTGACCCCTTACGTGGAACAGGGCTACAAGATCCTGGCGATCAATCCAACCTGCTCGCTTACACTTAAGAAGAAGTACGCTCAATTTATGCCGCCCGGAGAACTGCAGGAGAAGGCGCGCGCTCTGGGGGCCGCGACCATGGACCTTCACGAATACTTGTTTGAACTCAAGAAAAGAGAATCCTTCAATCGAGAATTCTTGAGCTTGCCGGGGAAGGTGGCCTACCACGTCCCCTGTCATTTGCGGGCTCAAAACATCGGCTTTCGTTCCCGGGATCTGATGAAGCTGATTCCCGGCGCCCAAATATCGCCTGTCACAGAATGTTGCGGACACGATGGAACCTGGGCGATGAAAGAGGAGTTCTTCGAACCCAGCCTGGAGGCCGGTCGCCGGGCATTCGAGGGGCTCAAGGCGCAGGATGCGGCGGTGGTTGCCACCGATTGCCCTCTGGCCGCCATCCAGCTGGAGCAAGGTATGGAACTCAAGATGCGGCCCCTGCATCCGGTGCAGGTGCTTGCTCGCGCCTACAAGTCGCCGGAGGAAGGCGGTTGGCCGATGCCAGCGGTCAAAGAGCAGCAGGACTGA
- a CDS encoding trypsin-like peptidase domain-containing protein, with the protein MIWRSLRVPAFILLSLLIAPRVQALRAESGDDTRSLQRAIVKVSLSYFTYNYENPWNPPQVGEASGTGFIISGNRILTNAHVVSGANQIMVQRPDQRRDFPARVAFIAHDCDLAALSVDDPAFFEGAATLELGGIPELNSSVAVMGFPIGGDRISVTRGIVSRRDMDRYSHSGIDFHMILQVDAAINPGNSGGPALQDGRVIGVAFQALSRGENLGYLIPTPVIGKFLRDIEDGRYDGYVEFGVSDFPTENPTLRRAIGVERHASAPDTGVLVQAIMPGSSADGILKPGDVILSVNGKPLTQSGDVDMGGGDLAPYGELLDNLEPGDPIQVEILRDGRRQSLQLPARRTPVINFMRKKYDLPPEYLIAGGLVFQPLDEDLMDAYGQQWSREGRVEILYRFGHFLPAQLYRERDVDVVLTRRLNDPVNLYSEAYVGGIVESVNGKSFRNFKEFAALIDEAARAQAIIVVRFIGQTTPLALRPADLRSSAPRVRARYGIRTDRRLHEGAAQ; encoded by the coding sequence ATGATTTGGAGATCGTTGCGGGTTCCGGCGTTCATCTTGTTATCGCTGCTGATTGCGCCTCGAGTGCAGGCGCTCCGGGCCGAAAGCGGAGACGACACTCGATCCTTGCAGCGCGCCATCGTAAAAGTCAGCCTCAGCTACTTTACCTACAACTATGAGAATCCGTGGAATCCTCCGCAAGTCGGCGAGGCGAGCGGAACTGGATTCATCATTTCCGGCAATCGCATCCTGACCAACGCCCATGTTGTCAGCGGCGCCAACCAGATTATGGTTCAGCGACCGGACCAGCGGCGCGACTTTCCGGCGCGCGTCGCTTTCATTGCGCATGATTGTGACCTGGCCGCGCTGAGCGTGGACGATCCGGCCTTTTTTGAAGGCGCAGCGACTCTCGAGCTCGGAGGCATACCGGAGCTGAACAGCAGCGTTGCAGTCATGGGCTTTCCGATTGGCGGAGATCGAATCTCCGTAACGCGCGGCATTGTTTCGCGGCGGGATATGGATCGCTACAGTCATAGCGGCATCGATTTTCATATGATCCTGCAGGTCGATGCAGCGATCAATCCTGGCAACTCCGGGGGGCCTGCCTTACAAGATGGGCGGGTGATTGGCGTAGCATTTCAGGCGCTGAGTCGCGGCGAGAATCTCGGCTATCTGATACCGACGCCAGTCATTGGCAAATTTTTGCGCGATATTGAAGACGGCCGTTATGACGGCTATGTGGAATTTGGCGTATCCGATTTCCCCACCGAGAATCCGACGCTGCGCAGGGCGATAGGCGTGGAACGTCACGCCAGCGCCCCGGACACTGGCGTTCTGGTCCAGGCAATCATGCCGGGGTCAAGCGCTGATGGCATTCTAAAGCCGGGTGATGTGATCCTCTCTGTGAATGGCAAGCCGCTGACGCAAAGCGGCGATGTGGATATGGGCGGCGGCGATCTTGCACCCTATGGCGAGCTTCTGGACAACCTGGAGCCTGGCGATCCAATTCAGGTTGAGATTTTGCGCGACGGACGACGGCAAAGCCTGCAGCTGCCTGCGCGTCGCACGCCGGTCATCAACTTCATGCGCAAAAAATACGACCTTCCGCCCGAGTATCTTATCGCCGGCGGACTGGTTTTTCAACCGCTTGATGAGGACTTGATGGATGCCTACGGTCAGCAGTGGTCGCGAGAGGGCCGGGTGGAGATTCTTTACCGCTTCGGCCACTTCTTGCCGGCGCAGCTCTACCGTGAACGCGACGTGGATGTGGTGTTGACGCGGCGATTGAATGACCCGGTCAATCTCTATTCTGAAGCATACGTTGGCGGCATAGTAGAGTCGGTAAATGGCAAGTCGTTTAGAAACTTCAAGGAGTTTGCAGCATTGATCGACGAAGCCGCTCGCGCCCAGGCAATCATTGTAGTCCGTTTCATTGGGCAGACAACTCCATTGGCGCTGCGCCCGGCGGATCTGCGATCCAGTGCGCCGCGCGTCCGCGCGCGCTACGGAATACGCACGGACCGACGTCTCCATGAAGGAGCAGCTCAATGA